The sequence below is a genomic window from Corvus hawaiiensis isolate bCorHaw1 chromosome 17, bCorHaw1.pri.cur, whole genome shotgun sequence.
tggtgttttccACCCCTGAAATCTAAATTCTGAATAACATCTTCAGCATCTGCTGCAGTAATACGTTCAGTATTTCTACTCAAGAGATGCTGTGAACTGATCAACTTCAAGGAACCTTGAGCTAAGATAATTATACAACACCTATTCCAGAGGCAGCTTCAGACAGACGCATTTGCACATGCaacaaactgaacaaaaagatgacagaaaacccccaaaatcttACTTTAAGTGTTGCCACTTCCATTGGTCCGTTATTTTGGCCAACCAGGAAGAACTCCACTGTCacagttttcttctctgtgcGTCTGGAGGCGCTGGACCGATGTGTGAACAGGGGGAAGGCCCTGGCCAGGGCACACGCGGAGGCAAAGACTTCGGAGCGCTCACACACCATCTGAAACACCAGCCAGCAGCAAAACTCATCACACAGCACCAAGGTGTGGAAGGATACACTTAAAAGGATCTGTTACCTGGGGTATTActggggaagagggggaaaaaggaggtgGATGGGAAATAACCGAGCCCTGAGTCAAGACAAGCTCATTCATCATGTTTTGAATGGATGGAGAGGCAGAGTAAAAGTACCACAGTGAAATGGTCCAGTTCATTTCCTGCATGGAAAAGAATTACACTGCTGGAATTAGTTCATCCTTATAAGGGAGCTGGACTGCTTTAATTACACCAGTGCAATTAACACAGGTTAGACTACAGATCAGGACCAAAAAAAGCACAGGAATCACCAATACGTGctcaaaacaaatgaaacaaagacagaaattgTATGAGAAAGTGGTGGTAGAAGTTGTATGAGAATGTGGCTAATACTAACCCAAAAGTTTGTTAACAGGTAGATCCCTTTTCCGAAGTTCATTACAGAAATTACCAATGGAAAGCAGTTTTAGTTAAACATTTTCAAAGGGTAAAAATTAAGTAGTTATTACTCTTGCAAATAAGTTTTCCAACTGAAGAgtgttaatttaattttgtcacTGACACTGACTGTATGAGTCTACTCTAACAACCCACAAATCTGGTATGATCTGGAGAAGCCatagaaacaaataaattcaTCAGGCTCATACAGAAGATGACGAAAGCAGTCCAAGAGCTTGTCCTGCAAaggactcacactggagcaTTAGTTTGCATGAAGACTTTTGAAACTCACTGAACAACACAAACAAGGCACCTCTCATGGGTTCTGTGACACAGACATAACACCCTTCACTAAGGCTACATCAATCTCCTGAAGCATGTGCtaacatcccaaatcccagtttgGAAAAAGCCACTAATAGTTCCTTTTTCATGGGCATTCCTGGTTGAAGACGTTCCATACATATCCAACCTTAATTCCCTCCAGCTGCTTGAGCATGCACAAGCCATTACAGTCAGGTCTTGCCTACATGTCAGTGCAAAACCACTCATGTCAGTATAATTATATCAGTCAAACTTGTCCACCTCCAGTCTCCTTGGAGACACCTACAACCCGGAAAAGTCGAGAAAACACTCACTAGACATTTCACCAGAGCAATTCAAGAGCCACTTACAACAATGCATCTGTTGACCCCTCCTGGCAGGCAGTTCCTGACCAGGCGGGTGATGAACTGAGCTGCGGATGGGCTGTTGTGCCGGCTGACCCTGGATGGCAGTGCGGCCACCGTGGCATAGTTCAGGTACAGGGGACAGCTGTCCGTGGGGTTGGGATTCAGAGTGCCCAGAGCAGACTGCCAGATCTGGGGAGAAACGAAGGATTTAAAGACAAAGACCTGTGCCAGACTTTCCTTCCCACCTCACTCCTGCTGTATTTAGGCACTTTTTAATGACAAGGGTTTAGGTGTTGGAAACAAAGAAATTGTGTACAACAACCTCTGGAGTGAAAAGAACCAGGAAATTTGACAAACCTGTTCATTAACCAGAAAATATAAACGTACTTTCCATGACAAGCATCTCCTTTAAGCCGTATGAATTACAATTTAAAACCACACTGTTTAGTGCACAGGCTGGTTCAGAGCTTTCTTAACTTGAGACAGTTCTCCTAGTGATAAATAGGACGATGGATTTACTAGCTTCGAATTATTATTTCACATagcaatttaattaaaaacaaataaaaccaagaagGGTAAATATTGTCTTAAGAGACTGGGGAGTCCTGTATAAAATCCCCTGCCAAACATCCAGCGACCTAAAAGCCGCAATGCAAAACGTTTATCATTCTACCACAAGCCATCACCACCACTAAACAAACAGGTCCGCAGCTCCCACCGCAGTGGCtgcgggcggggagggggctctCAGCGCTCACTGCAGCCGTCCCCCGTCCCCTCAGCGGGTGCAAAGCGTCCTTCCCCCGCCGGGGTGGGCACAGGGGGCGCGGGAGCGGctgcggggcggccccgccgcagcAACaggctcggcccggcccggctggGGGGTCCCCGGGGCACAGCGGCGGTCAGGGCCCGGCTCAGGGCCGGGGCGGCCGCCGCACCACGAGGCCGCTGGGCCGGGCGGACACGCGGCGCGGGGGCCCTGCGGGCGCTGCCGGGCTCTGAGGGGGCGCGGACCCGCGGCGCGGCCTCACCTCCTCGGTGACCCGCGGCTGCAGCTTCCCCCGCAGCTGCGCCCAGGGCAGGCGGTGCAGGTTgtgcagctgccccagcacgagcagcgggcggctctgcGGGTCCGCCTCGCCCGCGCTGGCCTGGAACTCCAGCTGCACGTTCGCCATCTtcctgcccggcccggccgcgccgccccgccccgggcccggccccggctccgcgGGGCGGGGACGCGCCGGTGTCGCGGGAGGGCCGAGCACGgccccgggcagcgccgggcacGGGGAGAGCAGGCTGCGGGGCAGACCGCTGAGAAAACAGTGCTTTCCAAGCGCCTGTTTTCACCGTACACTTGCATGGTGGGTTGGAATATAAGAAGGTGTTTATTCTAATATTTTTGTAGTTGCCAAGCGCAATTAATGTTTGGTCAGCGGACAGTTATCAGAATCTGCTGAGTAGGGAGGACCCCACAgagatcgagtccaactcctgccctgcacagacaccccaacaatcccaccctgtccctgagagcgttgtccaaaggcTCCTGGAACTCAgacaggtttggtgctgtgaccattccctggggaacctGATGCTCATTGATCTGCAGCCAGGAGAGGCTGGCAGGTCTGTGCAATCTTCCACCTATGCGGGAAAAGTGAATGCTGATGCATATAATGGAAATAcatctaaaaggaaaaaaaaaaaacaccaaaaaacaaacGAAAAACCAGGctgaattccagaaaaaaaacttcCTTAGAGTAAGGTCTTTGAAGGGACATCATAGAAACTTTATTGAAAATGAAAGTTGTAGGAACATCTGTTGCAGAGGTCGGTCGTGCAGCCTCACAGACGGGACAGTAACTCAATACACAGGCTCCAACTTTAACGAGTCTCTTTACTGAGCCACAAAAAATACACTGCTATGGAGTCCACTGTCATCCCAATACATAAGATCAGCGTGGGAGTGAGACTCTGCAATTGCTTCAGGATTGAGACATTCCAAAGATTCCTCCAGGCAGTAAGCTCCCAATCACTGAGTTCAAaatctgctgttcctgctgctctaAGAGtccaaaaccagcacattccCTGAATCCACAGcatctgaaaagcaaataaaatagtAGGAAACACTCACCTATTGCGATCCTGTTGCTGCAGTTaagggcagcagaggagggtCCTCCTGAAGGGAATGGAGTGAGGAAATCAATTTTATCTACAGAAACTCCCTGTGAACATCCCACCAGCAACAGCTGCAAACGTTTCTATTTGTCTGAgcttcagcaggagctgcagcaaggaCCTGTCTTTCAATTATTGATCCTCTACAAATATTCACAGAATTAAGCCAGTAAAATATAATCTTACACAATCCATTGTAATTAATATGCAAAATTATAATGAATTCCCTGTTTTAATGAATTTTGTTTAAGAAGGctgtttggtttggattttaatagtaaacatatattttttccaACAAAATCAGTTTCACTGTCACCTATCCAAGAACTTAAAATTTGCAAGGCTGTACCCAAAGCAGTTTCCAAACACTTAAGCAAAAGAGTTAAGACTCCTTTGTGTTGTGGTTCATAAAAGCAGACCTTAAATCAATGCAATCTAGGCAGTGAACACTACATCAAGTAGATACTCCAATTTTTAGCACATTCCAAAAATCATCAAGCAGGAAACCAATTCTTCCACATTACTTTTCAGTTTCTAGAGAAAACTTGCAGTAGAAATAAATTTGCCATTACAGTGCTTTTAAGACTGTCCTTTTGGcatataattattttctattaacAAGTTGCAGCTCATTTTTTGCACGCTCACATGCATTTTAGTGGCGAAATTGTGTACAAGCCAACAGCTTTACAGGCCATTCCTACCAGGTGAGGAGACAGAGATGCTCTAGCAATGCTGTTCTGTTCCTTTGTAAGGAATTTGAGTATATTTCCATATAGGCTGAGAAGAATCCAGCAACCATGAAGAAGCCGCAGCCTGAGAGAGGGTCCCAGCTTTgtttgcagcagggctgggcagaagCGCAGGCAGGAGGCTCAGGCAGCTCCTGGAATACCTGagggggcagcagctgctgtggctttTTGGGGCTTTCATTGCCCAAAGGCACAGGCAGCACCCCTGTTGTGGGGATACTCCCACAAAGCACAGCATCAGATCTGATTTAACTGCTGATGCTTATTCAGACTGACTCAGAATAAGCCACACACCTGCAATGATTTAGAAGCCTGTCCTGAGTTTTCTTCCTCAATATAATCAAGCTTCAATAAATTCCAGCTCAAGTTATGCAGGACACTTGACATCTGAGTTTAACCTCactaaaaatgcatttccttgTACAGAATTTGGGTAGAAAGTAGGTAGACAGTGGGCATAACTCATGGGAAATAACTTGACAATGCAGATGACGTTGTGCtacagaagttattttttttaaaaaaagatacttCACACCGCTGCCACTTTCATTTACTatgaagaacagaaatatgTTAACATCACAAAAGTATGCTtcagtaatttaaataaaaaaagaataattgcCCAATTAGGTTGGAAGTGTTTTATTACTTCTTTGAATCCATCTGCCATGATAAAATGTCAAAAGCACCGGtcaagacagaaataaataacaCAATCTCCTGTTAGAGAGAAAGTTGCAAATACAGTATATTAAATTATAGCAATTTGCTGCTTCACAACAAGTGATGCAGACAGCACGAGGGAGACAGTAGTTTTACTCACAATCATTGAAAAATCTATCACCAGAACAGGGGAGCTGCACACCCAACACAAGCCTCATTCTTCCTTTCACCAATTTACACCATTAATTCAACGTAGAGTTTTAACTGGCAGTTTTGGTAGTTCAACATCCCCTTTCTCTAGAGGTAACAGGACTGATACAAAGCTTTTCATAAGCCCCACAAAAAGCCAAGGCTTTCACGTTTTTGCAGTCTTTGCTTTCAGATCCATTCCTGAAAATGGTCAGTTTAAAGCCACGTCTCAGGTCCTCTTTAGCAAAGAGTAAAGAAACTCAGGGTAAGTAACAGATGCAACTTCAATATCATAGTGTTTTGAAACTGCACttctggggcttggagcagagCATCTCTGCAGGTCTATGCGGAGCACTTGTGTAAGTCAAAAAATGAAGGAAGGTACAGtccctttgggaaaaaaaacccccaaacatataaaaaagcagtattaaaaatattaagacaAGGCCTGAATTAAATTAACAGTGTTCTATTACTTATATGCTGCCCTAATTTCTGTTGTACGGCCTGCAGCAaagttttccactgaaaaaataGTGAAAACCCCAAATTCTCCTCTGAAGGCCTTGTAACATGTCACTTGCATGACATCTCTCATGGTCAGTAAAAGACCATGAACACATCCTCTTCCAGGCAGACATTTGAAAGAGAATCTTCTGTCAGGGAAAATGGATGTAATATCTACTGTAGTGAAGCCACTTCTTATACAAAATACATAACCCATATGGACAAATGCACTGTAAAACAAACAACTTATACAGCAGCTACAgtttgaaacatccaagatccACTACAGCAGGCCAGAGAGATTCTCTTTTTGGGTTTCTATTCCATTTTTTCAGCTTAACATCACCACTGCTTTAATGTAATGTCTGTactttaaactaaaaaaattatgcatgaaaaaaaatatatgatcATCCCAATGAAGGAAAATCATTCCCATGATTACTCAAGCTcagaaaattttttaattaactcaACATGTTAAATTATGGCAGTGATTACATCTTGTTATTTACAAGATCAAGTACCACTGATTCTTAGTAATGCTGCAGTATCTAAATTAAGATCACAGGGGTTGGATTACGTTCTGGTTGctaaaagctttcctttttaGCCGTCTATCCAGTTCTTTGGAGTTTTTGAGTCTGGAAGAAAGGGCATTCAGTCAAACAGTTTTGTGTCTCAACAAATTTTACATCTAGATCAATTTTTGATATCCAGTCCCATTGACTCGGTAACATTGTTTAAATTTGAAGCCTGTAACAATGATGACATAAGAATATAGAAGACAACACATTTTTGTTCACAGTAACACACTAATTACTATAGTCACTGGTAAActtcaatttttaattattcttaaGTACTGTGTTTCCAAATACCTCTGCATAGGGCGCCAAATGTTTTTGTGTGGGAGCATCAAATTTCCTGACATTTTCCATATAATCCTTACAAACACCTCACAGGTCACCAAACTTGTACTTTGAAGAATTCTACAGAAACATTGCACAGATGTTGTACCACAAGGGCTCGTACGTTCAAAGGCAGCTTTCTGGAGTGCAGGTCCATCCATTCACATTGGGAAAAAAGTCCACAGAAACtccaaaaatgagaaaatgaagcaaaaccTAGTGTGACTTTACACCAATAAGAACAACAATAAGGACAATTACTataacaaacaaaattaaaataacgaGCATCTTCCGATTCTTCTTTTGATATTGCTCTGCCtataaaacagagaagaaagagtTAATAATTAGATTTCTGCAAGGCTGCAGTACAGACTCTTGTTTAGTGTAAGTGAAGTCCATGTGTTTCAAACTGTTCTTTGATAACCTGACATCTCATACAATGTATACTGCAGGCAATTCCCACACAGTAACGCTGCTCTGCACCGTAAGCTCCAGGGAAGGTAAATGTGCACTGAAATCACACCCACCCATGTTAAAGAGAAGACTCAGCTTGCTGAGATAAGATTCCTGGATCGTATTTGAAGGACATTAAAATTCACaacaaaacttccttttttaataGGCATATTTGTTGTACCTGGTCAGCTgtgcattttcatttaattagaACTGAAAGCTTTACTTTAGAGTTGGTTCTCAAGTTTTCTGCTtcattccttctttcttctAACCATATTTTCTgatctttctcctccttttcccagggGAATTAATAGGacacaacagagagaaaactctcCAAAAGCCAAATGGAAGTCTACTAACAGAagctaaacaaaacaaagcttgtattttgtttttaattaatgaaacttcaaaataaaaccaaaacaaaatgacCACAAAACTCTGATCTGCTGAGATCAatgcttttaaaacttttcagGTGTTCATAGCAAAAGCTTCACATTAAAGTAAGAGGTTGGACCTGACATCTAAGTGTCAGATGGTAAGAGAAAACATTAATAATTATTCTTTCTGCTCACATGATTGAGATAATGTTTTCCAACTAAAATCTGCACTGAGGTACCCAATAACTATCCCTATTCCCAAGTGCCTGGCTCTCCAAACAGAGACGGAATTGCAGACAGGTGCCACCAGGTCAGCAATATAAATATCAAAGCACATTGGTTGGATGCCCAGAAAGTCATTTAAGAAATTAACTTGAGGCATCAAGCATGACATTAACAGAAATTATATGGAAAGTTCCTCCTACAGTACAGCTGGACATTTCATACTCTACAGAAGTAATTTCTAAAAGGGACAATGTACAAATGAAAACTGACTGAATAACTTAATAGCTATTTAATTATAAAAGATTATTAGATATGCAAAATGGCTTAAGTATTCCATCAGCTTACCTTATGCAGTTGTTTTAGACCGTCTTCAGTTTTCATACATGACTGTTCAATATTATAGTCAATTCTATCTAGAACTGTTCCCTAAgtaaaatggagaaaacaagCACCAAATTGAACCTAAATGAACTTCATAAAGCAACTATTATCATAAGCAGCAGAGTCATTAACAACACCCACAGCAAACAGCTCATGAACTATGTAAACAATGAACTTTTACACAAGAACTGGTTGGGACTTCATTAAGCAACTTCCTTGCTCAGTTCCTAATGGCAGCTCTGTCACCATCTCACATCACATCCCTAAAAATCATCTTAATTCCAGACCATGTGCTTTTGGCTGACATATTTAATGTAAACTGAATCTCTGGGAGAAATAAGCAAGAGAACTTTGGCTTCctatggcctttttttttttttttttaaagtctaacACACATTACCAGTTGAattattattcatttattttcattaactcaACTTGTGGCATATTTCAAGCAGAGGAAACCCAAGCATGAAGAAGTAAGTTAGGAAAAGTGAGTCTGGAAGCCTTAACACTATATGGAATGTCCCACTTCTTACTAACACTGTGCTGTCAATGTACCTGTTCTACTATCATTGCTCCCAGGTCCCTAAATATTTCATTGAGATCGGAGATTGACTGCACAATCTGACGGATTTCTCGTTCCCTCTCTTCCACCATCAGTGTGTTTTGCTCCACCAATGCCAGCTGGTCATCTGTAAAACCCTGTTGAAATACAAGATTTACACGTTGAACTAATATTAACAGTATGAAAACATTAGAAAGAATTAAAAGGATTACAAGATTTCATAATTCTGACAGATATTTATAACCTGAGAAAATGCAATTCATATCAAATTTGTGTAATAACATCTTAACTTACTCTATCATAAAGTGTATCATCCTCCCCATCATCCATCAGTGGGACTGAGGTGTCAAAGAAGTGTTTGGACCTTTCTTCTCTATTCTTCATACCTGTAAAAGACAAACTATGTTTGAGCATGATATTTATGAACACTATAATCAGAGCCGAGATCTGAAGCAccagacagaaaagcacaaataagAAAATCTGTCTAGTAAATTATGTAAATCACAATATTCAAATTTCAACTGTCAGGCTTACTATTTAACAAAAGCATAACAAATTCAACCAGACTTGCAATACTGATTAAATTAGTGATTTTTAAGTTGTTATGCTccacaaagttaaaaaaattagttaagAGTCTTAGAGAGTGATCACTCCAGGCTATTTTGTAACAAATTATCTTAGGAACACCCCTTGTCTGAACTGTGATCTTCAGTTCCACCTGTGCCATTTATACCACAGGAGGAAGAAATGTCAATGCTAAATTTGAAAATCAAgtttttgtgggtttctttCAAGATTAAAATAATCTGACACATCTTAAAATAGAATCAAACAAAATTTTAGAGTCTTAAACAGAGGTTGTTCCACTTCCAATTTGTTTATGGATGCAGAATTCTAATTTATCACAGACTAGCTTATAAGCTTTATCTATCACAGCCTGCCATCTGCAGCAGGTGTCATGGCTGCAAACCAGTGGCTGCTTCACCACTGTAacagaagcagctttgcaaaccacaACTGGAGAagcaaaatgcattaaaaatgtggATGGATGAAATACTCTGTTTTGTTGATACACTTAACTATGACATTTCTTCTTTAgcaacatgaaaaagaaatagatcAAAGCAGTTTGACCATGGGCTGTGAACCAGAAACTCTCAAATTCTAACCTCTCATTAGTCCTGTGTGTATCACTTAACCCTTCTGTGCTTCAGTTTTCCCAACCAAGAAAATAAGCACACCTCAGTGAGTGGTTTCCAGAGAAGGGGCCCATGCATTACTGTTACATCTCTTATGCTTACGTTTGAGATAGTCAGACTGTGCATGCCTAAAGTTGGTGGAGAGGTCCTGAAGGGACTGTGCTAAGGAAGACACTACATTCCTGAGAACACGTGCTTCTTGTTCTGTACAAGTACGTGACCTGCTCTGCAACACCTGGACTGCTCTCTGACATCTGTGGAATAACTGAGAAAACAATTCCATTAGTGGACAAACATACAGCAGCACACACCTTAAACATCACATTGCAAAAGTGCCACATTGAAGATTAATATTTTGgtttctccattttttaaagggattttttaatttgctctgtgcaatgtttaaaaaatatggaaatagaACATAAATGAACAAATAACTTCAAGATAACAAGGCAGCAGAGTAACACAACTGTCTCTGACCAAAGACTTTTCTTCATTACAATTAGCTAGACTGCAAGCCTTAGAATAGATATCTGCATTTCTCTGAGGTATCTGTAAATCTGATTTATCTCCCATTCCTATTCCAAGTAGAAAAGCAAACACGTAAGGGAAAGAACAGGGAGGTTTAAGTGACTCGTTGGGAAGttcagagcagagcccaggacTTCTGGCTCACTCCAATACTGATcataaaataaatcctttgcTCAGAGCAAACCACTGCCTGATCCTAATGCATTAAAGATGTGCCAAACTGGAGGTTTAGGATGCAAAGCACTCTGTACCTGTGTGATCTCTTGGGTTGTTATTTCTATTACCCGTTCCTCTTCACTGCTGTCATCCAGTGTGGGTCTGTTTAGATGTTTATCATGAAGACTGGCTAATTCTTTCATCTTCTGTTTAACCCTGGCAATATCATACTGAAtctaaaaaaaaagcccaacaggaagaaaaggaagtaaTTCATGCTTCAGGGGAAAAGGTTCTGACAAATGTTAGACtaaaatcactgagagaaatcTGTAACATAAAAGGCAAACCAAATACCATTAATAGCCACATAAAAAGCTAAGAAACTGAATACTCTCAATAGACTTTGAGTTTGCTACTAAACCTACTTCTTAATCTTAGCCAAGACTGCTGTTTTCAAATATGCTTCATTAAGatggaataatatttttataattatacAGTACCAAAGCAAGAAGATTTAGCCAACTtccaaaaatataaatgaaaattcagGTCACACCTTCAACTCCATCAAACATTGGATGGCCTCAACTCAACAGCAGAAGTTAAATACCATGCTTTCAACCAAGTAATTAAAGATCTGTAAGGATGATTATTATAGCAGTAAAAAGGAGCCTAGGCATCTTTCTGCACAATGGGTTCTGTCCACACAAACTGATAAGCCAACATGTGTTCTGAGAGTACATTTAAAGAGGATTTTCTGAAAGTCAAGAATAGCTTCACACTCCAAATACTAGAAAAAGTTTTTAATTGGATGCTTCCAGAATCATTCCTTTGCATTTGTCCAAATATTTCCAGAACTTGCACGGCATCCAGACTGCACAGGCAGGAAAATTCTCCTGCTAGAAAACACTAATATTTCCTGGTTTTGAACACTGAATGCTCATCTCCACCACTTTAGGGTTTATTCAGCTGGACTCCTCCTCACCCGGTTCAAACAAAAATTCCAACGAAAGCTCTTATTTAAATCTTTCTTGTGATACTATTTCTGTCACACAGCTGACAGAATGTGAGTGAGGACACTAATAAATCCCTCCATGGGAAGTCCAACCGTGTGCTGGATgtgccagagcacagcactTACTTCGTCTGCGCCATCGACCCATTTGGGAGGCAACCGCTTCGTCACTCCGATGGCTGCCTCGGGATCTAAGCTTATCCCTGACACCAGGGCCATGCGATCgtcagccagctgcagagggaaaaaaagacagcaaattaGCTTTAGTCTAATTAGATCCAAATCCTTGAGCATCAGAAAACCTGCACGTTTGCCTTCTGATAGAAATTAACCTCAGAGATGTGTTTGCTCATGATCAAACATCACATCTTCTGGTTTGTCCCTCTGTGCTAATGACCTACACCCTCCCACTTCCTACAGGATCTGAAAGCTCAGAGTTGCTCTTAGAATAAATACTTAGCAGATTTTCCAGGAGGAAAGATGATATTGCAGTGAGAATTCAAGTAACTCTCATGCTGGTACAACAATTCACAGCCAATGTTGCAGCACAGTTCACATTGGGCCTGGCAAATTTGAAAACTGACTTTGGgaaaatctcagaaaaaaagttttattttaagtgcTTGTTCTCAAACAATGCTATTTTGAAGAACAAACACTCCTGCAAACTGACATGCAACTCAAGTGGTTAAATTACTTagttaatggaaattaaaatgtgCTAAACACAAATAGCCAAGGCAATACTGGAGATGATGATCAATGATACCATTTGCAAACATTAACTAATTACTTGGGAAAGGTTTCATACAAACAGCCCCTTCCTAGTTTCTCCCAAATTTCTAATTTTCCTTTATCAGGCCTGGAAAGTTTTGTGGTTCCCTACCccatctctttttaaaaaacaatcccCCTTCCTTCCCTAGCAACTCTTTCTTGAAAGCAATTTCTTTATCCCTGACCTTATTTCCTAATCAATAAAGTTTGCATAATTCATGCACAGCATGAAGAATAGCTAATGGCTTCACTGTGCAAAGTCACTCTACCCCATGTGTGCACAGTAACTCAGACTGGTTCATACATTTATCTGTTCACAATCTAACATATCACAAAATTCTTGATTTCTCTATGCAGCCTGTCTTTCTACTGTGCACAGACACTTCATCCTATATAATGAAATTCTATAAACTAGCAGAATAAAGAAAGAGTATTTTAGCTCAGTGATGTAGGCTTGATGTACCATGGCagaataaaatgtgaaaaacaatACCTCATCCAGCTCCTGAAGTGATTTGTGGATCCCATCAGCCCCATCCAGTTAGAGACAGCGaaagacaaaagggaaaaaagagacatAGGACAGATATAGGGCATGGTCAGTTGAgaaaatattgatttatttttaaagcatgatGGTTTACCAAGAACAAACAAACTGGCTTTTAAGACATGGTTAATCAATAAATACATTCTGATATCGCATTTTAAATCAGCATTTTGCTTAATCcaccaaattttaaaagaaatatttcagttccTTGGTAAACAGCAAGAACATAAGAGATCAAGTGCAGAGCTTGGTTTGTTCTACAAAGTAATTGCTCAGTGAAGTTTCTAA
It includes:
- the STX16 gene encoding syntaxin-16 isoform X1 — protein: MATRRLTDAFLLLRNNAVQSRQLLAEQVSSFGSSSPLNSRSMAAAELDELADDRMALVSGISLDPEAAIGVTKRLPPKWVDGADEIQYDIARVKQKMKELASLHDKHLNRPTLDDSSEEERVIEITTQEITQLFHRCQRAVQVLQSRSRTCTEQEARVLRNVVSSLAQSLQDLSTNFRHAQSDYLKRMKNREERSKHFFDTSVPLMDDGEDDTLYDRGFTDDQLALVEQNTLMVEEREREIRQIVQSISDLNEIFRDLGAMIVEQGTVLDRIDYNIEQSCMKTEDGLKQLHKAEQYQKKNRKMLVILILFVIVIVLIVVLIGVKSH
- the STX16 gene encoding syntaxin-16 isoform X3, translating into MATRRLTDAFLLLRNNAVQSRQLLAEQELDELADDRMALVSGISLDPEAAIGVTKRLPPKWVDGADEIQYDIARVKQKMKELASLHDKHLNRPTLDDSSEEERVIEITTQEITQLFHRCQRAVQVLQSRSRTCTEQEARVLRNVVSSLAQSLQDLSTNFRHAQSDYLKRMKNREERSKHFFDTSVPLMDDGEDDTLYDRGFTDDQLALVEQNTLMVEEREREIRQIVQSISDLNEIFRDLGAMIVEQGTVLDRIDYNIEQSCMKTEDGLKQLHKAEQYQKKNRKMLVILILFVIVIVLIVVLIGVKSH
- the STX16 gene encoding syntaxin-16 isoform X2, translating into MATRRLTDAFLLLRNNAVQSRQLLAEQDGADGIHKSLQELDELADDRMALVSGISLDPEAAIGVTKRLPPKWVDGADEIQYDIARVKQKMKELASLHDKHLNRPTLDDSSEEERVIEITTQEITQLFHRCQRAVQVLQSRSRTCTEQEARVLRNVVSSLAQSLQDLSTNFRHAQSDYLKRMKNREERSKHFFDTSVPLMDDGEDDTLYDRGFTDDQLALVEQNTLMVEEREREIRQIVQSISDLNEIFRDLGAMIVEQGTVLDRIDYNIEQSCMKTEDGLKQLHKAEQYQKKNRKMLVILILFVIVIVLIVVLIGVKSH
- the STX16 gene encoding syntaxin-16 isoform X4, producing MATRRLTDAFLLLRNNAVQSRQLLAEQLADDRMALVSGISLDPEAAIGVTKRLPPKWVDGADEIQYDIARVKQKMKELASLHDKHLNRPTLDDSSEEERVIEITTQEITQLFHRCQRAVQVLQSRSRTCTEQEARVLRNVVSSLAQSLQDLSTNFRHAQSDYLKRMKNREERSKHFFDTSVPLMDDGEDDTLYDRGFTDDQLALVEQNTLMVEEREREIRQIVQSISDLNEIFRDLGAMIVEQGTVLDRIDYNIEQSCMKTEDGLKQLHKAEQYQKKNRKMLVILILFVIVIVLIVVLIGVKSH